CCTCGACGACATGCACACCCGGGTGAGCCTGGCGCTGGACGTGGAGCCCCAGGGCGTGGTCGAGAAGACCGGTGACGCCCTCGGCTTCCTGGAGAGCCGTGTCCAGGGCGATCTGCAGCGGTTCAAGGACTTCATCGAGGACCGCGACGACGCGACGGGCGGCTGGCGCGGCCGGCTGCGTCCCGCCGACAGTACGGGCAAGGGCATGAGCGCGGACATGGACACGGACACGGGCACGGGCGGCTCTCCCCGGCGCGAGCCCGAGCGGCCCGGCCCCTACCCCGGCCCGCTGCCGAGCGATCCCGCCGAGGAGCCGCAGGTCTGAACGGGCGCGGGCGTCCGCATGGCACCGACCGGCGCGGCGGTCAGGAATCGTCGGGGGCGTGGATGTCCAGGACGCAGATGTCGTCGCGGTTCCCCGTCCGCTGCGCGGCCAGGGTGCGGGCCAGCATGTCGCTCCCGCCCTCCCGCAGGAGCCGGCCGGCGGTCTCGGCGAGCCGCCCGAGGCCTACCTCGATGTCCTCGCCCGGCTCCTCCACGAGGCCGTCCGTGTAGAACAGCAGGTGGTCCCCGGGCAGCAGGTCGAGCGTCTCCTGGCCGTACTCGGCGTGGAAGGCGGCGCCGAGCAGGCAGCCCTCGGGCAGGGGCAGGTAGCCCGGCGTACCGCCGCGGAGGAGCAGGGGCGGCAGATGTCCGGCGCGTACCCAGGTGAGGCGGCGGTCCCAGGGCTGGTAGCGCCCCATGACCATGGTGGCGGTGGCGCCCTCCCGCTCCGTCGCCGTGTGCAGCAGGAGCGTGTTGAGCCTGCCGAGTACGTCGGGGAGGGCGGATCCGGTGACGGACATGCCCTTCGTGTAGAACCGCAGCTGTGCCATGGTGCCGACGGCGGTCAGCCCGTGGCCGGCCACGTCTCCGACGACGAACAGGGCGCTCTTGTCGGGGAGTTCGATCGCGGAGTACCAGTCGCCGCCGACGTTCACGCCGGTGTCGGCGGGGACGTACGCGACGTCGACGCACAGCCCGGCGAGTTCGAGCGACTGCTCGGGGATCGGCAGCAGCGCCTCCTTGAGCCGGGCGCCCAGCGCGCGTTCGGCCTTGAGCATGCCGCGCTGGACGAGGTTGGCGCGCTCGCTCTCGACCAGGGCGAGTTCGGCGTCGCGCAGGGCGGTGAGGTCCTGGAAGAAGCCGTGCACCTCGACGGGGGCGCCGTCCGCGTCGGTGCGGGCCTCCGCGACGAGCCGGAGGTGGCGTATCCCGTTCCTCGTGGGGACGCGGAACGGCTCGTCGACGGCCCGGCCGTCGCCGAGGAGTCGCCGCACGGCGGAGGCGAGCCTCGGCACGTCGTCGGCCACCAGATGTCCGGGCAGGTCGGCCATCCGTATCGGCCCCCGTGCGGGGTCGCGGTCGAAGACGGCGTAGACCTGGTCGGACCAGGTGATCGCGTCCGTGACGAGGTTCCAGCCCACCCAGCCGAGGTTGCCGAGGCGCTGCAGTTCGGCGAGCCTGCGGGCCTCGCGCTCGCTGGTGTCGTGGCGGATCCACGACACGACGAGGCGGTCTCCCAGCCGGGACACCCGGACCGAGTACACCGACTGGCGCGGGACTCCCGCGGTCACCTCGTCGTAGGTGAAGGGGTCGCTCTCGTACACCGTCCCG
This is a stretch of genomic DNA from Streptomyces sp. R44. It encodes these proteins:
- a CDS encoding SpoIIE family protein phosphatase translates to MEGDPALPDPGSGTAPEVLALAKVVTRLRAEVADLEAETSMAAVVERAKGVLMAQAGVSADAAYQLLLDRAEQRRGTLLEECWIVLSRIGPRPRPKPQGAGAEQDVPPPVASSLPAGGDVLAERRPGASRALLARLAESLADARTADDVADLLLAVLGDPEDVDAVMIYRLSATGSLELAGRAGVDAALAEQWSHIPPLSGVAALEATATREGIWLEDPEADALEYLLIGDPPERWPSRAWLPVPGSPPATTVVGFFRTRAGAFDPPTRTLLRRVVRLCGVVLREDRGRHGTGPLHEDAEAVQTIFDTMSGPMALLTPLRSETGEVEDYRIDAAAPESVDVAGRRGRELVGRRILETYPTVAGTPLWDGYRETLTTGTVYESDPFTYDEVTAGVPRQSVYSVRVSRLGDRLVVSWIRHDTSEREARRLAELQRLGNLGWVGWNLVTDAITWSDQVYAVFDRDPARGPIRMADLPGHLVADDVPRLASAVRRLLGDGRAVDEPFRVPTRNGIRHLRLVAEARTDADGAPVEVHGFFQDLTALRDAELALVESERANLVQRGMLKAERALGARLKEALLPIPEQSLELAGLCVDVAYVPADTGVNVGGDWYSAIELPDKSALFVVGDVAGHGLTAVGTMAQLRFYTKGMSVTGSALPDVLGRLNTLLLHTATEREGATATMVMGRYQPWDRRLTWVRAGHLPPLLLRGGTPGYLPLPEGCLLGAAFHAEYGQETLDLLPGDHLLFYTDGLVEEPGEDIEVGLGRLAETAGRLLREGGSDMLARTLAAQRTGNRDDICVLDIHAPDDS